TAGACTATGTTTTCTAACTACTAAAAGATATACACTTCGATTAAGCTGTTTTGATTCGGCTTATATTAGAATATAGGAGTGAAGCAAATGAAAAAGAAGACACTTGTTTTAAGTTTGGCGACAGCTGTCGCATTCTCCAATGTATTGATCCCTCCGGCTTTTGCAGAAAAGCCAGCCGCTGAAAAGGTAACATGGAATGCAGAAGCGAATGCACCTGTATTTGTCTCAGGAAAGCTTACTGAACCATCCAGTCAACCGGCGAAAGCTATTGTGTTCTCGTATTTAGCAGATAAGCAGGAATTGTTTAAGAGCGGTACTAATCCATCTGCAAAATTTAAAACAGTTGAAGAAACAATAGATGAACTGGGTTTTACACACGTGAAATTACAGCAAATACATAAAGGAGTACCGGTTTATGGAGCAATTCTGACAGCTCATGTAGACGCTCAAGGTGTGTTAACCGCAATATCAGGTGAACCAGTGCAGGAACTTGGAAGTGTCGGAGAGCTGAAAAGCGGAATGGCCATAAAGAAAAAGGATGCATCGGCAGCGGCACTGGCGGATGTGATAGCAAAAATCGGCGGGTCCCCAGAACTGGCACAGGATATTAAACCGGAATTGGTGATTTATGCAGAGAATGGCAGCGGTCGTTATGCTTATGCACTGGAAGTAGAGTTCTTGTATCCGGAGCCGGGGAACTATCAATACTTTATTGATGCACAAACAGGTGAAGTGATAGAGACATACAACCAGCTCCATGCAGCAAAACCGGGAAGCAACGAAGGACTGACAGGTACCAGCACTATCGGGACGGGACGCGGAGTACTTGGAGACACGAAAACGTTCAATACATTGACGAACAGCGATGGGTCTTACTTAGCAGACAGCAAACGGGGATCAGGGATTTTGACGTACGATGCACGAAACCGGACACGGGTTCCGGGGTATTTGTGGCTTGATGCAGATAATGTATTCAATGCATCCTATGATGCAGCAGCTGTTGATGCGCATGCATACGCTGCCCAGACGTATGACTACTACAAAAATGTATTTGCGCGCGATAGCTACGACGGTAATGGTGCGCAGCTTGTATCGACGGTCCATTACGGTCGAAGTTATAATAATGCGTTCTGGAGCGGCTCACAGATGGTATATGGCGATGGGGACGGGTATAACTTCGTACCGCTGTCCGGTGCGCTGGATGTCATCGCGCATGAGCTGACTCATGCTGTTACCGATACTTCAGCTGATCTCGTCTATCAAAATGAATCAGGAGCTATCAATGAATCGATGTCTGATATCTTCGGTACCTTGGTTGAGCATCATTTCAACAATGATCCGGACTGGCTCATCGGTGAGGATATTTACACGCCGACTATCAGTGGAGATGCGCTCAGAAGCATGGCGGATCCGACATTAAACGGGGATCCGGATCATTATTCAAACCGGTACATCGGCACCGAGGATAACGGCGGCGTACACTGGAACAGCGGCATCAGCAATAAAGCGGCTTACCTGCTGGCCAACGGAGGTACGCATTATAATGTGAACGTCAATGGCATTGGCAATCAGAAAGTGGGAGACATTTTCTATCGCACGCTCACTGTCTACTTGACACCGAACGCGACATTCAGCCAGTACCGGGCGGCAGCCGTTCAATCTGCCACTGATTTATACGGATCCGGCAGCACTGAAGTGGCAAGCGTAAAAGCAGCATTTTCTGCTGTAGGCGTGTATTAATCGGCGGACGGCTTGTCAAACGGAATTTCCTGTAGTAAAGTAGGGATAATTTCAAAGACGAAACGCTGATGGGAAGCAGTAAAATGTCCGTTTTTCTTAAGAGAGCCGGTGGGTGGTGCGAACCGGTGAAAAACGCGTTTGAATCCGTCCCTGAGTTGCATGGCTGAACTAGAGTAAGCCATCGCCGGTCCTGAGGCCGTTATGCAATGAAGAGGAATGGACACAGTCTGTTCAATCAGGGTGGCAACGCGGGTAGCTCTCGTCCCTAGCTTAGGGATGAGGGCTATTTTTGTTGCCTTTTTTCAGTCAGCGGAACGACAAAAGGAGGAAACCACATGTTGGACATCCGGTACGTACGGGAGAATTTTGAAGAAGTGAAACAGAAACTCGCAAAACGCGGGGAAGATTTGACGGACTTTGAAGGGTTCAAGGAACTGGACGAGAAACGCCGGGAACTGATCACGAAAACTGAGAAACTGAAAGCAGAACGCAATGAAGTCTCCCAGCAGATTGCAGTGATGAAGCGCAATAAGGAAAATGCCGATGAAGCGATCAAGAACATGCGCGAAGTGGGAGAAACAATCAAGGCAATTGACGTGGAGCTCAAAGAAACAGAGGACCGGCTGAATTATATCATGATGCGTGTGCCGAACATTCCACATGAAAGCGTACCGATTGGCGATTCGGAAGATGACAATGCAGAAATCCGCCAATGGGGAGAGCAGCCTGAATTTGGATTTGAAGCGAAACCGCATTGGGATATCGCAACTGGACTGGATATCATCGACTTTGAACGGGCAGGCAAAGTGACAGGAAGCCGTTTCGTATTTTACCGTGGCTTGGGTGCACGTCTTGAACGGGCATTGATCAATTTTATGATGGATCTACACAGCGATGAACACGGCTACGAAGAAATGTTGCCGCCGTATCTTGTAAACCGGGACAGCCTGACGGGAACCGGACAGCTGCCGAAGTTCGAGGAAGATGCGTTCCTGATTG
Above is a genomic segment from Planococcus lenghuensis containing:
- a CDS encoding M4 family metallopeptidase, producing the protein MKKKTLVLSLATAVAFSNVLIPPAFAEKPAAEKVTWNAEANAPVFVSGKLTEPSSQPAKAIVFSYLADKQELFKSGTNPSAKFKTVEETIDELGFTHVKLQQIHKGVPVYGAILTAHVDAQGVLTAISGEPVQELGSVGELKSGMAIKKKDASAAALADVIAKIGGSPELAQDIKPELVIYAENGSGRYAYALEVEFLYPEPGNYQYFIDAQTGEVIETYNQLHAAKPGSNEGLTGTSTIGTGRGVLGDTKTFNTLTNSDGSYLADSKRGSGILTYDARNRTRVPGYLWLDADNVFNASYDAAAVDAHAYAAQTYDYYKNVFARDSYDGNGAQLVSTVHYGRSYNNAFWSGSQMVYGDGDGYNFVPLSGALDVIAHELTHAVTDTSADLVYQNESGAINESMSDIFGTLVEHHFNNDPDWLIGEDIYTPTISGDALRSMADPTLNGDPDHYSNRYIGTEDNGGVHWNSGISNKAAYLLANGGTHYNVNVNGIGNQKVGDIFYRTLTVYLTPNATFSQYRAAAVQSATDLYGSGSTEVASVKAAFSAVGVY
- the serS gene encoding serine--tRNA ligase, whose protein sequence is MLDIRYVRENFEEVKQKLAKRGEDLTDFEGFKELDEKRRELITKTEKLKAERNEVSQQIAVMKRNKENADEAIKNMREVGETIKAIDVELKETEDRLNYIMMRVPNIPHESVPIGDSEDDNAEIRQWGEQPEFGFEAKPHWDIATGLDIIDFERAGKVTGSRFVFYRGLGARLERALINFMMDLHSDEHGYEEMLPPYLVNRDSLTGTGQLPKFEEDAFLIEKEDYFLIPTSEVPVTNFYRDEILNPDLLPQAFASYSMNFRSEAGSAGRDTRGLIRQHQFNKVELVHFVKPEDSYDTLETLTGHAEKVLQLLGLPYRVLLMCTADLGFTAAKKYDIEVWIPSQGVYREISSCSNFEDFQARRANIKFRREANGKPEFVHTLNGSGLAVGRTVAAILENYQQEDGSVVVPEVLRPYMGGKEVIN